In the genome of Ignavibacteriales bacterium, one region contains:
- a CDS encoding YbaN family protein: MLSEQKEYTQVVSPVAKYLYIAAGFLLVAIGVIGIFLPLLPTTIFLILASICFVKSSPRANEWLRNHKVLGGYIDNYQNKTGLTVQSKIINIALLWISISLSAIFLTDELYIKLLLFGIAVGVTFHLLMVKTKKI, translated from the coding sequence TTGTTGTCAGAACAAAAAGAATATACTCAAGTAGTTTCTCCTGTTGCTAAATACCTATACATTGCCGCAGGCTTTTTGCTGGTTGCTATTGGGGTAATCGGAATTTTTCTGCCGCTTCTGCCGACGACAATTTTCCTGATTCTTGCATCGATTTGTTTTGTTAAAAGTTCACCTCGTGCAAATGAATGGCTTCGAAATCATAAAGTGCTTGGCGGTTATATAGACAATTACCAGAATAAAACCGGGCTAACAGTTCAATCCAAAATTATAAATATCGCTTTGTTGTGGATTTCTATTTCTTTGTCTGCAATTTTTCTTACTGATGAGCTGTATATAAAGTTGCTCTTATTTGGAATTGCAGTTGGGGTGACATTCCATTTGTTGATGGTTAAGACAAAAAAAATTTAG
- a CDS encoding sigma-54-dependent Fis family transcriptional regulator, protein MAERILVVDDEDIIRESLSFILKKEGYYVQEAENGRVAYDKILEETFDLVITDLEMPEMKGLELLQEIKKLNIQTSIIIITAFGSLDTAISALRNGASDYILKPVEFDELIIKVKRLFEVKDLVLENRILKKEIQRNFDFENIVGKSTAIQKIYDMIQTVAETDSTVLISGNSGTGKELVARALHFKSRRKNKPFIAVNCGAISENLIESELFGHKKGAFTGAITDKEGYMKAADGGTLFLDEISEMPPQLQVKLLRALQEKEYTPVGTTLSLPVNVRFIATTNRDLKEEVKAGRFREDLYYRLNVIDINLPSLKEREEDIPLLADHFLNKYRTDLKKNVKGIDSEAMRALINYDWRGEVRELENIIERAVIFCKEEFITLKDLPQIFRPNAESVDFNLSGSLEESTKKFEREIILKALAGNDYNKEKAAEVLQVGLSTLYRKLKELDIKA, encoded by the coding sequence ATGGCAGAAAGAATTTTAGTTGTTGATGATGAAGATATAATACGTGAATCACTTTCCTTCATATTAAAGAAGGAAGGTTATTACGTTCAGGAAGCTGAGAACGGAAGAGTAGCTTACGATAAAATACTCGAAGAGACATTTGATCTTGTTATAACCGATCTTGAGATGCCTGAAATGAAAGGGCTTGAACTGTTACAGGAAATCAAGAAGCTGAATATTCAGACATCCATAATCATAATCACAGCGTTCGGTTCTTTAGATACGGCTATATCTGCATTAAGAAATGGTGCAAGCGACTATATACTTAAACCGGTTGAATTTGATGAACTGATAATTAAAGTTAAGAGGTTATTCGAAGTTAAAGATCTTGTTCTTGAGAACAGGATTCTGAAAAAAGAAATACAACGCAATTTTGATTTTGAGAATATTGTAGGTAAAAGTACCGCTATACAAAAAATTTATGATATGATTCAAACGGTTGCTGAAACTGATTCAACAGTATTGATAAGCGGGAACAGCGGTACAGGAAAAGAACTTGTTGCCCGCGCTTTACACTTTAAAAGCAGAAGAAAAAACAAACCATTCATTGCTGTTAACTGCGGTGCTATTTCAGAGAACCTGATTGAGAGCGAATTATTCGGACATAAAAAAGGCGCATTCACCGGTGCAATCACTGACAAAGAAGGTTATATGAAAGCCGCAGACGGCGGTACTTTATTCCTCGATGAGATAAGTGAGATGCCTCCACAGTTACAGGTAAAATTACTCAGAGCATTGCAGGAAAAAGAATACACTCCTGTTGGTACAACTCTATCGCTTCCTGTTAATGTAAGATTTATTGCTACAACAAACCGGGATCTGAAAGAAGAAGTAAAGGCAGGAAGATTCCGTGAAGACCTGTACTACAGGTTAAACGTAATAGATATTAATCTACCCTCTCTTAAAGAACGTGAAGAAGATATTCCGCTTCTGGCTGATCACTTCCTGAACAAATACAGAACAGACTTGAAAAAGAATGTTAAAGGTATTGACAGTGAGGCGATGCGCGCACTGATAAATTATGACTGGCGTGGTGAAGTCCGAGAACTTGAAAACATAATTGAACGGGCAGTAATATTCTGCAAAGAAGAATTCATTACACTTAAAGATCTTCCCCAGATATTCCGTCCGAATGCTGAATCCGTTGACTTCAATCTTAGCGGTTCATTGGAAGAATCTACAAAGAAGTTTGAACGGGAGATCATTTTAAAAGCTTTAGCGGGAAATGATTACAACAAAGAAAAAGCTGCTGAAGTACTTCAGGTAGGTCTTTCTACCTTATATAGAAAATTAAAAGAGCTTGATATAAAAGCTTAA
- a CDS encoding M20/M25/M40 family metallo-hydrolase, producing MKQLYSLFLFLFLSHSLIAQVDPDVEAIINRVNIDSLTKFVNELSGEVPVIVGGVTQTIVSRHKNYPGNNLAAQHIKEKLQGYGLVTYEQSFSVTGKNIYAVKTGSTYPDKKYIICGHFDSMPNGAIAPGADDNASGTALVLEAARVMNDVSTKYTIIFALWDEEEQGLIGSKAYADSAWRNAEDIQGVLNFDMVAYDGNNDNVAEIHTRTASMTLSNKMIEINNTYGMGLVQSTINPGLTASDHSSFWNRSYQAILLIENYYGDFNPRYHTTGDRIQYFNFPYFLKCAKLGIGTFASLSDVDNVVPVELVSFYAVNEKNKITLCWTTASEINNAGFELQRLELNKSSEWASVALISGKGNSTTASNYLYEDFFVNSSTVYKYRLKQIDYDGTFTYSNEILVTTLPGEFKLSQNYPNPFNPATTINWELPQGDYVTLKVYNSLGEEIETLLNEWQEAGAHQLVYHVNNSLPSGIYFYKLQVGNKTFTKKMSLMK from the coding sequence ATGAAACAACTCTACAGTCTATTTTTATTTTTATTTCTAAGTCATTCCTTAATTGCCCAGGTTGATCCTGATGTTGAGGCAATAATAAATCGTGTGAACATTGATTCATTGACTAAATTTGTGAATGAACTTTCAGGAGAAGTTCCTGTAATCGTAGGTGGAGTGACACAAACAATTGTATCCAGGCACAAAAATTATCCGGGAAATAATCTTGCAGCACAACACATTAAAGAAAAACTGCAGGGCTATGGCTTAGTGACTTATGAACAGTCATTTTCAGTGACGGGTAAGAACATTTATGCAGTTAAAACCGGCTCTACATATCCTGATAAAAAGTATATTATTTGCGGGCACTTTGATTCAATGCCGAATGGAGCTATTGCACCCGGTGCTGATGATAATGCAAGCGGAACCGCTCTGGTGCTTGAAGCCGCAAGAGTGATGAATGATGTTTCAACCAAGTACACAATTATCTTTGCTCTCTGGGATGAAGAAGAACAGGGGTTGATCGGCAGTAAAGCATACGCAGATTCAGCCTGGAGAAATGCGGAGGATATTCAGGGAGTTTTGAATTTTGATATGGTAGCTTACGATGGAAACAATGATAACGTTGCTGAGATTCATACACGTACTGCCTCGATGACACTTTCAAATAAGATGATAGAAATTAATAATACTTACGGGATGGGACTTGTTCAATCAACAATTAATCCCGGGCTAACAGCAAGTGATCATTCGTCATTTTGGAACAGAAGTTACCAGGCAATTTTATTAATTGAAAATTACTACGGAGATTTTAATCCTCGTTATCATACTACGGGTGACAGGATCCAGTATTTTAATTTTCCATACTTTCTTAAGTGTGCAAAGCTTGGTATCGGTACATTCGCTTCGTTATCTGATGTAGATAATGTTGTGCCGGTTGAACTTGTTTCATTCTATGCTGTGAATGAAAAAAATAAAATCACTCTTTGCTGGACTACTGCTTCGGAAATTAATAATGCCGGATTTGAGTTGCAGAGATTGGAATTGAATAAGAGTAGTGAATGGGCTTCAGTTGCATTGATAAGCGGGAAAGGAAACAGTACAACGGCAAGCAACTACTTATACGAAGATTTTTTTGTTAACAGTTCTACAGTGTATAAATATCGGCTTAAACAAATTGACTACGATGGAACATTTACATATTCAAATGAAATTCTTGTCACCACTTTACCGGGAGAATTTAAACTATCGCAGAATTATCCTAATCCTTTCAATCCTGCTACTACAATCAATTGGGAACTCCCTCAGGGAGATTATGTTACTTTAAAAGTTTATAATTCACTCGGTGAAGAAATAGAAACTCTTCTTAATGAATGGCAGGAAGCAGGTGCTCATCAACTCGTTTATCATGTAAATAATTCCTTGCCGAGTGGAATATATTTTTACAAACTCCAGGTTGGGAATAAAACTTTCACTAAAAAAATGAGTTTGATGAAGTAG
- the asd gene encoding aspartate-semialdehyde dehydrogenase: MSTNTKIQVGVLGATGSVGQKFIELLSNHPWFEVAEVAASEKSAGKKYKEAVNWFLSSSIPDSVSELVVKACEPNLKSKLVFSGLDSSVAGEVETAFANAGYIVVSNSKNHRMDIDVPLLVPEVNGDHLELIKIQKFNGGCIVTNPNCSVIGLVIALKPLLDNFGLEAVNVVTMQALSGAGYPGVASLDCIDNVIPFIGGEEPKVEAEPRKIFGSLNSTSIKDLDLKVSAQCNRVQVIDGHTECVQVKLTKQTSEKEIIDVWKKFKAEPQVLGLPLAPLNPIYYFENEKYPQPRIHRNIDKGMAVSIGRLRKDTLLDYKFVILSHNTVRGAAGGAILCAELMKAKGYL; the protein is encoded by the coding sequence ATGAGTACAAATACAAAAATTCAGGTCGGTGTGTTAGGTGCAACAGGAAGTGTCGGTCAAAAGTTTATTGAATTGTTATCGAATCATCCCTGGTTTGAAGTTGCCGAAGTCGCAGCTTCAGAAAAATCAGCAGGTAAGAAATATAAAGAAGCCGTGAACTGGTTTTTATCATCATCTATTCCGGATTCAGTTTCAGAATTAGTAGTAAAAGCATGCGAACCAAATTTAAAAAGTAAGTTAGTTTTTTCCGGACTTGATTCTTCAGTAGCCGGTGAAGTGGAAACTGCCTTTGCGAATGCCGGTTACATTGTTGTATCAAATTCAAAAAATCATCGTATGGATATAGATGTTCCGTTGCTCGTCCCCGAAGTTAATGGTGATCATCTTGAACTTATAAAAATTCAAAAGTTTAACGGCGGCTGTATTGTGACTAATCCCAACTGTTCTGTGATTGGATTGGTCATTGCTCTTAAACCTCTGCTGGACAATTTCGGTTTGGAAGCTGTGAATGTAGTAACGATGCAGGCACTTTCCGGCGCGGGCTATCCCGGCGTTGCGAGTCTTGATTGTATTGATAATGTAATTCCATTTATCGGAGGTGAAGAACCGAAAGTGGAAGCAGAGCCAAGAAAAATTTTCGGCTCACTTAATTCAACGTCAATAAAAGATTTGGATTTAAAAGTTAGTGCTCAATGTAACAGAGTGCAGGTTATTGACGGACATACAGAATGTGTGCAGGTTAAGTTGACAAAACAAACATCGGAAAAAGAAATAATTGATGTGTGGAAAAAGTTTAAAGCTGAACCGCAGGTTCTTGGTTTACCTTTAGCGCCGTTAAATCCTATTTACTATTTTGAAAATGAAAAATATCCGCAGCCGCGTATTCACAGGAACATTGATAAAGGCATGGCTGTTTCCATCGGCAGATTAAGGAAAGACACACTGCTTGATTACAAGTTTGTAATACTTTCGCATAACACAGTCAGAGGCGCTGCCGGCGGTGCGATTCTTTGCGCAGAATTGATGAAAGCAAAAGGATATTTATAA
- a CDS encoding PAS domain-containing protein: protein MNQPTYNFDFRLFDSFVDYFFVISSDGEILKANQSASTKFGLNGKGAKPFSDLLETSYKDKTLNSFNKCIETGKSERITSKFTNGNSLYDVELLFIAPENSAKANFVFLTAHDLTEEWKKEDDLLRFYYVSENTVNPLQITDLEGKMIYVNPSFCHVSGFNKEELLGQKPSIFGSGKNSKRYWSKMWQTITDGKVWVGEVENKKKNGEPFYTQLLISPIVDREGKVTGFFGVHRDLSEKRVLEKQLIHTQKMESIGTLAAGIAHEVGNPLASISALVQVAQRSTQDPFINEKLGLVKSQITRISKIIRDLVDFSRPSNYELRLTDINQNIIEAVEITRVGTKAKDIEFKLELDEKIPLLPLIADQIQQVFVNILLNAVDAISEVDEARKHCISSRSDINPSEDTVIITFSDSGKGISEENYAKVFEPFFTTKKEGKGTGLGLWVSYGIVKSFQGDIKVKSQMNKGTTFIITLPIHP from the coding sequence ATGAATCAACCTACATACAATTTCGATTTCAGACTATTTGATAGTTTTGTCGATTACTTTTTCGTTATATCATCAGATGGCGAAATCTTAAAAGCGAATCAATCAGCTTCAACAAAATTTGGGTTAAATGGAAAAGGTGCAAAACCATTTTCTGATTTGCTTGAAACTTCTTACAAGGATAAAACTTTAAACTCATTCAACAAATGTATTGAAACCGGAAAGAGTGAAAGAATAACTTCAAAGTTCACTAACGGCAATTCACTTTATGATGTTGAACTACTCTTCATAGCTCCGGAAAATAGTGCTAAAGCAAATTTTGTTTTTCTTACCGCGCATGATTTAACAGAAGAATGGAAAAAAGAAGACGATCTTCTCAGGTTTTACTATGTGTCCGAGAATACCGTTAATCCGCTCCAGATAACAGACCTTGAAGGGAAAATGATTTATGTTAATCCTTCGTTCTGCCATGTCAGCGGATTCAATAAGGAGGAACTGCTTGGACAAAAACCAAGTATCTTCGGCAGCGGAAAAAATTCCAAACGATACTGGTCTAAAATGTGGCAGACAATCACTGACGGCAAAGTCTGGGTTGGTGAGGTTGAAAATAAAAAGAAGAATGGTGAACCGTTCTATACACAACTGCTTATCTCCCCTATCGTTGATCGTGAAGGAAAAGTAACAGGATTTTTCGGCGTTCACCGAGACCTTAGCGAAAAAAGGGTTTTGGAAAAACAGTTGATCCATACACAAAAAATGGAAAGTATAGGAACACTCGCAGCAGGTATTGCTCACGAAGTCGGTAATCCGCTTGCATCAATTTCTGCCCTTGTACAGGTTGCGCAGCGCTCAACTCAGGACCCTTTTATAAATGAAAAACTTGGATTGGTAAAAAGCCAGATCACAAGGATTTCAAAGATCATACGTGACCTTGTTGATTTTTCCCGACCATCTAACTATGAATTAAGACTGACCGACATCAATCAAAATATTATTGAAGCAGTTGAGATAACCAGGGTTGGAACAAAAGCAAAAGATATAGAATTTAAACTCGAACTTGATGAAAAGATCCCGCTCCTCCCTCTCATCGCCGACCAGATACAGCAGGTCTTTGTGAACATTCTCCTAAACGCCGTTGACGCAATTTCCGAAGTTGATGAAGCACGGAAACATTGTATCTCATCCAGGTCAGATATTAATCCTTCTGAAGATACTGTAATAATAACTTTTTCGGATTCAGGCAAAGGTATAAGTGAAGAAAATTATGCAAAAGTATTTGAACCATTCTTCACTACGAAAAAAGAAGGTAAAGGAACCGGGCTGGGACTCTGGGTCAGTTACGGAATTGTAAAAAGTTTCCAGGGAGATATAAAAGTTAAAAGCCAAATGAACAAAGGAACGACTTTTATCATTACATTACCAATACATCCATAA
- a CDS encoding cytochrome c3 family protein, whose protein sequence is MKANLISQSGNNLFKIANHPFVFLIFLLCLVYSPLATAQSNDDCLMCHSDNELTMEKNGKEISLFVKEDALKSSVHAKLNCVSCHKGFDPENLPHAENIKEIDCSGCHQKALTQHSFHPQIIKSKGTGKTPDTSCKNCHGIHDVVRVDNPKSKWNRQNIEVSCGKCHKDASEHYSLSNHSEAFKNGDTGAPSCITCHSSAITKSSFGDNKVDKKIAQEKLCLSCHLDDDDVRKRTTPSAGFIHAYDKSVHGFALHNNKNGDAASCTDCHDSHKIIKGTDSRSTVYKLNIPETCGKCHSSIKEEYYESIHGQFVLKGNNDAPSCTNCHGEHNILKTDDPNAPVAFQNVSKEICSPCHESVKLSEKYGLSANRYKTFSESYHGLALTGGSAAVANCGSCHGVHNIKPSSDPTSMVHKDNLVKTCGSCHPGANTTFTEGTIHVTLEEDDEPILYWISTTYIFLLISVLGGMFVHNLLDFIKKAKIKKLKQRGKIREEHHGHSLYLRMNLSERIQHGTMALSFIILVITGFMLRYPESWWVSHIRDISTDAVEYRSWIHRIAAVAMVIISLYHIYYVAFTQRGRQLIKDLFPKYQDLIDAIGVAKYNLGISKTKPKLDRFSYIEKAEYWALIWGTIVMTLTGLLMWVYIDYIGVFSKLDWDIARTIHYYEAWLAFLAIVVWHFYFVIFNPDIYPMSLAWFKGTITEEEMVEEHPLELERIKKQKAEERQKTSTDTEQEDNS, encoded by the coding sequence ATGAAGGCAAACCTGATAAGTCAATCCGGAAACAATTTGTTTAAAATTGCAAATCATCCTTTTGTATTCCTGATCTTTCTTTTATGCTTAGTTTACTCTCCTCTTGCAACAGCACAATCCAATGATGATTGCCTGATGTGTCACAGTGACAATGAACTAACGATGGAGAAAAACGGCAAAGAGATTTCACTGTTCGTTAAAGAAGACGCTCTCAAATCATCTGTACACGCCAAACTCAATTGTGTATCTTGTCATAAAGGATTTGATCCTGAAAATCTTCCTCACGCTGAAAACATTAAAGAGATAGACTGTTCAGGCTGCCATCAAAAAGCTTTAACACAACATTCGTTTCACCCGCAAATCATCAAATCAAAAGGAACCGGAAAGACCCCGGATACTTCGTGTAAAAATTGTCATGGTATTCATGATGTAGTCCGTGTTGATAATCCAAAAAGTAAATGGAACAGGCAGAATATTGAAGTATCATGCGGCAAATGTCATAAGGATGCTTCCGAGCATTACAGCCTTTCCAATCATTCTGAGGCTTTCAAAAATGGTGATACAGGCGCACCAAGTTGTATAACATGTCACAGCTCTGCAATTACAAAATCATCTTTTGGCGACAACAAGGTTGATAAGAAGATTGCACAGGAAAAATTGTGCTTATCGTGTCACCTTGATGACGATGATGTACGAAAAAGGACCACGCCGTCTGCCGGATTTATTCATGCTTACGACAAAAGTGTTCACGGCTTTGCGTTACATAATAACAAAAATGGTGACGCCGCAAGCTGCACCGATTGTCACGATTCACATAAGATCATTAAGGGAACTGATTCACGTTCGACAGTTTATAAGCTGAACATTCCTGAGACATGTGGTAAATGTCATAGTTCCATTAAAGAAGAGTATTATGAAAGTATTCACGGTCAGTTTGTTCTTAAAGGAAATAATGATGCACCTTCCTGTACAAACTGTCATGGTGAGCATAACATTCTTAAGACTGATGATCCTAACGCGCCCGTAGCCTTCCAAAATGTTTCTAAAGAAATTTGTTCGCCCTGCCACGAATCAGTAAAACTCTCCGAGAAATACGGACTTTCAGCAAACAGGTATAAAACTTTCTCTGAATCATATCACGGACTTGCATTGACCGGCGGCTCTGCTGCTGTTGCAAACTGCGGAAGTTGTCACGGCGTTCATAACATAAAACCTTCTTCTGACCCGACCTCTATGGTTCATAAAGATAACCTGGTAAAAACGTGCGGTTCTTGTCACCCTGGTGCGAATACGACTTTCACGGAAGGTACTATCCACGTTACACTTGAAGAAGATGATGAACCGATACTTTACTGGATATCTACGACATATATTTTTCTTTTGATCTCAGTGTTAGGCGGAATGTTTGTCCATAATCTTCTCGACTTTATTAAAAAAGCAAAGATCAAAAAATTAAAACAACGCGGTAAGATAAGAGAAGAGCATCATGGACATTCATTGTATTTAAGGATGAACCTGAGCGAAAGAATACAACATGGTACAATGGCACTTAGCTTTATAATTCTTGTGATAACCGGATTTATGCTTCGTTACCCTGAATCATGGTGGGTAAGTCATATTCGTGATATATCCACTGATGCAGTCGAATACAGGAGCTGGATTCACAGAATTGCTGCAGTTGCTATGGTTATAATTTCTCTCTATCATATTTATTACGTGGCTTTTACTCAAAGAGGAAGACAATTAATTAAAGATCTTTTCCCAAAATACCAGGACCTTATTGATGCTATAGGCGTAGCCAAGTATAATCTTGGAATTTCAAAAACAAAACCAAAGCTTGACCGTTTCAGTTATATAGAAAAGGCTGAATACTGGGCATTGATATGGGGAACCATTGTAATGACTCTTACAGGTCTGTTGATGTGGGTTTACATTGATTATATCGGTGTCTTCTCAAAACTTGACTGGGATATTGCACGAACAATTCACTACTATGAAGCGTGGTTAGCTTTTCTCGCCATAGTTGTCTGGCATTTCTATTTTGTGATTTTTAATCCTGATATATATCCAATGAGCCTTGCCTGGTTTAAAGGAACAATTACCGAAGAGGAAATGGTTGAAGAACATCCGCTTGAACTTGAAAGAATAAAAAAGCAAAAAGCTGAAGAGAGACAAAAAACTTCAACCGATACGGAACAAGAAGACAACAGTTAA
- a CDS encoding NapC/NirT family cytochrome c, protein MRNRFPHYVYNPITLTGAGISLISFGLILFLFVLDFFSSEENPYMGILTYIIIPSILIFGLLLIAFGIYRERKREKSGKVREKRLPVLDLNDPKKRAMFVTFSLGTIILMMFSAFGSFKAYEYTETDEFCGTVCHAVMEPEYTAYLDSPHSRVGCVGCHIGSGTSWYVKSKFSGAYQVYSVLFNKYSRPIPTPVKELRPAEGTCEQCHNPSHFYNEKKVDHTYYLSDEDNTESNLSMLIKIGGGRSELGSIEGIHWHVNPDNIISYIYTDERRLEIPWVKVTSKEGKETIFRQKDVNFDEKNFNADNLRTMDCIDCHNRPSHIYHQPDKMVNLFLSQGKMSKSLPFIKSISVQSLEKGYTTKTAALDSISYGINNFYMTNYPKIYRDRKNEIESNIEQVKKIYSRNYFPYMNADWKHFPDNISHVYTPGCFRCHDGNHVSDDGKVISNDCNSCHTIISQTDNFGNTRVDLKGLKFQHPVDVGEQIEDLLCTNCHAGG, encoded by the coding sequence ATGCGAAACAGATTTCCTCATTATGTTTACAATCCAATAACTCTTACCGGCGCCGGAATTTCTTTAATCAGTTTTGGTTTAATTCTCTTCCTGTTTGTTCTGGACTTTTTCAGCTCGGAAGAGAATCCTTATATGGGTATTCTCACTTATATAATTATCCCCTCAATTTTAATTTTTGGTCTGCTTCTTATTGCCTTTGGAATTTACCGGGAACGTAAAAGAGAAAAATCCGGCAAGGTAAGAGAAAAAAGATTACCTGTTCTTGATTTGAACGATCCCAAAAAGCGGGCAATGTTTGTTACATTCTCATTAGGCACAATCATTTTGATGATGTTCTCAGCCTTCGGAAGTTTTAAAGCGTATGAATATACTGAAACAGATGAGTTCTGCGGAACTGTGTGCCACGCTGTGATGGAGCCTGAATACACCGCATATCTTGATTCACCGCATTCCAGGGTCGGATGCGTTGGCTGTCACATAGGTTCGGGAACAAGCTGGTATGTTAAATCAAAATTCTCCGGGGCATACCAGGTTTATTCAGTTCTGTTCAACAAATATTCCAGACCAATACCTACGCCAGTAAAAGAATTAAGACCCGCAGAAGGAACTTGTGAACAGTGTCATAATCCATCACACTTTTACAATGAGAAAAAAGTCGATCACACTTATTATTTATCGGATGAAGATAATACCGAATCAAATCTGAGTATGCTGATTAAAATCGGCGGCGGCAGAAGTGAGCTTGGTTCGATAGAAGGCATTCACTGGCATGTTAATCCTGATAATATCATTTCATACATTTATACTGATGAACGCAGGCTTGAAATTCCATGGGTAAAGGTAACATCTAAAGAAGGCAAGGAAACTATTTTCCGGCAAAAGGATGTTAACTTTGATGAGAAGAATTTTAATGCAGATAATCTTAGAACAATGGATTGTATAGATTGTCATAACAGACCATCTCATATTTATCACCAGCCTGATAAGATGGTTAACTTATTTTTATCTCAGGGGAAAATGAGTAAGAGTCTGCCGTTTATTAAAAGTATTTCTGTGCAATCGCTTGAAAAAGGATATACAACAAAGACGGCGGCTTTAGACAGCATCAGTTATGGAATTAATAACTTCTATATGACGAACTATCCGAAGATCTATCGCGACAGAAAAAATGAAATTGAATCGAATATCGAGCAGGTAAAAAAAATATATTCAAGAAATTATTTTCCCTATATGAATGCTGACTGGAAACATTTTCCAGATAATATCTCACACGTTTATACACCGGGCTGTTTCCGTTGTCATGACGGTAATCACGTTAGTGATGATGGAAAAGTTATATCAAATGATTGTAACAGTTGTCATACCATCATCTCGCAGACAGACAACTTCGGCAACACACGTGTAGATCTGAAAGGATTAAAATTCCAGCATCCGGTTGATGTAGGAGAGCAAATAGAAGACCTGCTATGCACTAATTGTCATGCAGGCGGATAA
- a CDS encoding carbon-nitrogen family hydrolase: MKIGLVQYSPVWENKSANQEKINSLIKKCNAKFDVIVLPEMTLTGFTMNSKKMAEVSEGDSFKYFSDMAVKNSCDVLAGIIEVENDKYFNTLLHITSDGMLKNHYRKIHPFSYSDENLHYEKGNTTVVTKVQEFNTGLSICYDLRFPELYRQYGKARTELIVNIANWPVTRIEHWRTLLKARAIENQCYVVGVNRVGDDPKLHYNGYSSVFDPMGNELLSVENEEGVFVAELSLEKVKEVRTKFPFLDDMRLI; encoded by the coding sequence ATGAAAATAGGTTTAGTTCAGTATTCACCGGTGTGGGAAAATAAAAGCGCAAATCAGGAAAAAATTAATTCGCTCATCAAAAAGTGTAACGCAAAGTTTGATGTAATCGTTCTTCCTGAAATGACACTTACAGGTTTTACAATGAACAGCAAAAAAATGGCAGAGGTAAGCGAAGGAGACAGCTTCAAATATTTTTCTGATATGGCTGTAAAGAATAGTTGTGATGTGCTTGCTGGAATAATCGAAGTTGAAAATGATAAGTACTTTAACACGTTACTTCATATAACAAGTGATGGTATGCTAAAAAATCATTACAGAAAAATTCATCCGTTCTCATACTCAGATGAGAACCTTCACTATGAAAAAGGCAACACAACTGTGGTGACTAAAGTTCAGGAATTTAATACAGGATTGTCGATCTGTTATGACCTAAGGTTCCCCGAGCTATACAGACAATATGGAAAAGCACGGACAGAATTAATCGTTAACATTGCAAACTGGCCTGTGACAAGAATTGAACACTGGCGGACTTTACTTAAAGCCAGAGCAATAGAAAATCAATGTTATGTCGTGGGAGTTAACAGAGTTGGCGATGATCCCAAACTACATTACAACGGTTACTCAAGTGTTTTTGATCCTATGGGGAATGAACTACTCTCAGTTGAAAATGAAGAAGGAGTGTTTGTTGCCGAACTAAGTTTAGAAAAGGTAAAAGAAGTAAGAACTAAGTTTCCGTTTTTGGATGATATGAGATTGATTTAA
- a CDS encoding cytochrome c: MKNLMMYLLFVVSIVLLFGFAYSYAQNTEPEGQKIFVEKKCGSCHSVNSVELTSKKKDAVDLSVTGSNRTADFLTKYLKKAEKLDGKDHKTAFKGTDEELKALVSWLVSLKK; the protein is encoded by the coding sequence ATGAAAAATCTGATGATGTACTTACTGTTTGTTGTTTCGATAGTGTTGTTATTTGGATTCGCGTATTCATATGCTCAGAATACTGAACCAGAAGGTCAAAAAATATTTGTTGAAAAAAAATGCGGTAGCTGTCATTCTGTAAACTCAGTTGAATTAACTTCAAAGAAAAAAGATGCTGTTGATTTATCAGTAACAGGTTCAAACAGGACTGCGGATTTTCTGACTAAGTACTTAAAGAAAGCAGAAAAATTAGATGGTAAAGATCACAAGACAGCTTTTAAGGGAACAGACGAAGAACTTAAAGCTCTTGTCAGTTGGCTTGTATCATTAAAGAAATAG